The following proteins are encoded in a genomic region of Sphingopyxis sp. YF1:
- the glpX gene encoding class II fructose-bisphosphatase yields MTKTGSNLDRVLVLEMVRVTEAAAIAAAKLIGRGDEKAADAAAVEAMRDAFNTLYMDGTIVIGEGERDEAPMLFIGEKVGNAPDKGPKIDIAVDPLEGTTITAKAGPNALAVLAIAEEGCLLNAPDVYMDKLAVGPGYSPNIVNFDNSVRENVEAVAREKGVAPADIIVCVLDRPRHEAIISELRAIGCGVALIPDGDVAGVIATTNPDTNVDIYMGSGGAPEGVLAAAALRCVGGQFKGRLLFRNDDERLRARKWGIEDLDRVYDLEDLAKGDVIFAATGVTDGSLLRGVKHRRGGILTTETVVMRASSGTVRWVKGEHRGA; encoded by the coding sequence ATGACGAAGACCGGCAGCAACCTCGACCGGGTGCTCGTGCTCGAAATGGTGCGCGTCACCGAAGCCGCGGCGATCGCCGCCGCGAAGCTGATCGGGCGCGGCGACGAAAAGGCGGCCGACGCCGCCGCGGTCGAAGCGATGCGCGACGCGTTCAACACCCTCTACATGGACGGCACGATCGTCATCGGCGAGGGCGAGCGCGACGAGGCGCCGATGCTGTTCATCGGCGAAAAGGTCGGCAACGCGCCCGACAAGGGCCCGAAGATCGACATCGCGGTCGACCCGCTCGAGGGCACGACGATCACCGCCAAGGCCGGCCCCAATGCGCTCGCGGTGCTCGCGATCGCCGAGGAAGGCTGCCTGCTCAACGCCCCCGACGTCTATATGGACAAGCTCGCGGTCGGCCCCGGCTATTCGCCGAACATCGTCAATTTCGACAACAGCGTGCGCGAGAATGTCGAGGCGGTGGCGCGCGAAAAGGGCGTCGCGCCCGCCGACATCATCGTCTGCGTACTCGACCGCCCGCGCCACGAGGCGATCATTTCCGAACTGCGCGCGATCGGCTGCGGCGTCGCGCTGATCCCCGACGGCGACGTCGCCGGGGTGATCGCGACGACCAACCCCGACACCAATGTCGACATCTATATGGGGTCGGGCGGCGCGCCCGAGGGCGTGCTCGCCGCCGCGGCGCTGCGCTGCGTCGGCGGCCAGTTCAAGGGCCGGCTGCTGTTCCGCAACGACGACGAGCGGCTGCGCGCGCGCAAATGGGGGATCGAGGATCTCGACCGCGTCTACGACCTCGAGGACCTCGCCAAGGGCGACGTCATCTTCGCCGCGACGGGGGTCACCGACGGATCGCTGCTGCGCGGCGTCAAGCACCGCCGCGGCGGCATCCTGACCACCGAAACGGTGGTGATGCGCGCCTCGTCGGGCACGGTGCGCTGGGTCAAGGGCGAGCATCGCGGCGCCTGA
- a CDS encoding homoserine dehydrogenase, whose amino-acid sequence MSPSPAPAAPRPPLRVALAGIGVVGGGVVRLLEANRDLIARRAGRPIEIVALSARDRHKDRGVDLSPYRWEDDLDALVAADDVDVVVEMIGGADGMALTLARHALGAGKALVTANKAMIAHHGLDLARLAEAKDTPLKYEAAVAGGIPVIKAIREGASANAIARVYGILNGTCNYILTQMERNGASFADALAAAQAEGYAEADPTFDVDGIDAAHKLSILAALCFGTRLDIGAVTTNGIRDLIAADIREAEALGHRVRLIGMAERDENGLYQHVQPCLVPADHPLAYVPGALNAVVAEGNFVGRLFFEGAGAGAGPTASAIVADIIDIARDEYGPAFAMPVDALDQAPPADAGAREGKHYVRLVVEDRIGVLAEIATAMRDAGVSIESFIQRGDDAGDGVVIALVTHEGPARAIGAALAALAASDHVIGAPMHMPILAL is encoded by the coding sequence ATGTCGCCTTCGCCCGCCCCCGCCGCGCCCCGCCCGCCGCTTCGCGTCGCGCTTGCCGGCATCGGGGTCGTCGGCGGCGGCGTCGTCCGGCTGCTCGAGGCGAACCGCGACCTGATCGCGCGCCGCGCCGGCCGGCCGATCGAGATCGTCGCGCTGTCGGCGCGCGACCGGCACAAGGATCGCGGTGTCGACCTCTCGCCCTATCGCTGGGAGGATGATCTCGACGCGCTGGTCGCGGCCGACGACGTCGACGTCGTGGTCGAGATGATCGGCGGCGCCGACGGCATGGCACTGACCCTCGCGCGGCACGCGCTCGGCGCGGGCAAGGCGCTGGTCACCGCGAACAAGGCGATGATCGCGCACCACGGACTCGACCTCGCGCGGCTCGCCGAGGCGAAGGACACGCCGCTGAAATATGAAGCCGCAGTCGCGGGCGGCATCCCCGTGATCAAGGCGATTCGCGAGGGCGCGTCGGCGAACGCGATCGCGCGCGTCTACGGCATCCTCAACGGCACCTGCAATTATATCCTGACGCAGATGGAGCGGAATGGCGCGAGCTTTGCCGATGCGCTCGCCGCGGCGCAGGCCGAAGGCTATGCCGAAGCCGACCCGACCTTCGACGTCGACGGCATCGACGCCGCGCACAAATTGTCGATCCTCGCCGCGCTGTGTTTCGGTACCAGGCTCGACATCGGCGCGGTCACGACGAACGGGATCCGGGACCTGATCGCCGCCGACATCCGCGAGGCCGAGGCGCTGGGGCATCGCGTGCGCCTGATCGGCATGGCCGAACGCGACGAAAACGGCCTCTACCAGCATGTCCAGCCGTGCCTCGTCCCCGCCGACCACCCGCTCGCCTATGTGCCCGGCGCGCTCAACGCCGTCGTCGCCGAGGGCAATTTTGTCGGCCGCCTCTTCTTCGAGGGCGCGGGCGCGGGCGCGGGTCCGACGGCGTCGGCGATCGTCGCCGACATCATCGATATCGCGCGCGATGAATATGGCCCCGCCTTTGCGATGCCCGTCGACGCGCTCGACCAGGCGCCGCCCGCCGATGCCGGCGCGCGCGAGGGCAAGCATTATGTGCGGCTGGTCGTCGAGGACCGCATCGGCGTGCTCGCCGAAATCGCGACCGCGATGCGCGACGCCGGGGTGTCGATCGAAAGCTTCATCCAGCGCGGCGACGACGCCGGCGACGGCGTCGTGATCGCGCTCGTCACGCACGAAGGCCCGGCGCGCGCGATCGGCGCGGCGCTGGCGGCCCTCGCCGCGTCGGATCATGTGATCGGCGCGCCGATGCACATGCCGATCCTCGCGCTCTAG
- a CDS encoding energy transducer TonB translates to MAYGDSVDPKNRVVAIVLVGLFTVTLGYGLVNGLNISIVKKLAEKLDVVDVEEPPPPEEPPPPPPPDNVLPPPPPVVTPPSPIPPPVTTNTVQSVPKAPPAPPPPVYIPPAPPAPPPAPDLSAAGTPRGNPGRWATNDDYPARAMREEREGTTGFRVTYNAEGRITSCDVTSSSGHADLDAETCKLITRRGRFNPGKDRAGNPTGGSYSNRIRWQIPR, encoded by the coding sequence ATGGCTTATGGTGATAGTGTCGACCCTAAAAACAGGGTAGTGGCGATCGTCTTGGTGGGCCTGTTCACCGTTACGCTGGGCTATGGCCTGGTGAACGGCTTGAACATCAGCATCGTCAAGAAACTCGCCGAAAAATTGGACGTGGTGGACGTCGAAGAACCGCCGCCGCCGGAGGAGCCGCCGCCGCCGCCGCCGCCGGACAATGTCCTGCCGCCGCCGCCGCCGGTGGTGACGCCGCCGTCGCCGATTCCGCCGCCGGTGACCACGAATACCGTGCAGTCGGTGCCGAAGGCCCCCCCGGCCCCGCCGCCGCCGGTCTATATTCCGCCTGCGCCGCCGGCGCCGCCGCCGGCTCCCGATCTCAGCGCCGCGGGTACGCCGCGCGGGAACCCGGGTCGCTGGGCGACCAACGACGATTATCCCGCCCGCGCGATGCGCGAAGAGCGCGAGGGCACGACGGGTTTCCGCGTGACCTACAACGCCGAAGGCCGGATCACCTCGTGTGACGTTACCTCGTCGAGCGGTCACGCCGACCTCGATGCGGAAACCTGCAAGCTCATCACGCGTCGCGGCCGGTTCAACCCGGGCAAGGACCGTGCGGGCAATCCCACGGGCGGCTCTTACAGCAATCGCATCCGGTGGCAGATTCCGCGCTGA
- a CDS encoding MotA/TolQ/ExbB proton channel family protein — translation MFNLIATAAAAAPAEAHDVGLTLMPASMCVKEEGASPYGMIPALCEGGIVSQLTFLILLIMFVGTLYILFTKLFEQNKVMNQGKAVDANFWRAPTLAEGAAKLEKNSAYRQVVEDGLRANEEHNKLTDPVEAHDWMHGTLERSQNHINSKLNGGLAFLATVGSTAPFIGLFGTVIGILRALVKIGASGQASIDTVAGPVGEALIMTAVGLIVAVPAVLAFNWLQSRNKVIARRLSTFSNDVLGSIMSGGQVKPASAVAAKAAAPAAAPKK, via the coding sequence ATGTTTAATCTCATCGCAACCGCTGCTGCCGCAGCCCCCGCGGAAGCCCATGACGTCGGTCTGACGCTGATGCCCGCGTCGATGTGCGTCAAGGAAGAGGGCGCGAGCCCCTATGGTATGATCCCGGCGCTGTGCGAAGGCGGCATCGTGTCGCAGTTGACCTTCCTCATCCTGCTGATCATGTTCGTCGGCACGCTCTACATCCTGTTCACCAAGCTGTTCGAACAGAACAAGGTGATGAACCAGGGCAAGGCGGTCGATGCCAATTTCTGGCGCGCGCCAACGCTCGCCGAAGGTGCGGCGAAGCTCGAAAAGAACAGCGCCTATCGCCAGGTCGTCGAAGACGGTCTGCGCGCCAACGAAGAGCATAACAAGCTGACCGACCCCGTCGAAGCCCACGACTGGATGCACGGCACGCTCGAGCGTTCGCAGAACCACATCAACTCGAAGCTCAACGGCGGCCTCGCCTTCCTCGCGACCGTGGGTTCGACCGCACCGTTCATCGGTCTGTTCGGTACCGTTATCGGCATTCTGCGCGCGCTCGTGAAGATCGGTGCGTCGGGTCAGGCGTCGATCGACACCGTTGCCGGTCCGGTCGGTGAAGCGCTCATCATGACCGCCGTCGGCCTGATCGTCGCGGTTCCCGCGGTGCTCGCGTTCAACTGGCTCCAGAGCCGCAACAAGGTGATCGCCCGCCGTCTGTCGACCTTCTCGAACGACGTCCTCGGCTCGATCATGTCGGGTGGCCAGGTGAAGCCGGCGTCGGCAGTCGCCGCCAAGGCTGCTGCTCCGGCGGCTGCGCCGAAGAAGTAA
- a CDS encoding biopolymer transporter ExbD — protein MAMSVGDKGEDAPMSEINTTPLVDIMLVLLIIFLITVPVVLETVNLKLPDVVFEPTTTKPENVLLSVRSGDTDGDGQPNPESTACEVYWGQTPVDSKVLLEKGQKKLEDLLAEIGGPENITEENFPEVHIRGDVNTPYQCIGGVIYTMQFAGFQKIGFISEPAPGSATLGRM, from the coding sequence ATGGCGATGAGTGTAGGCGACAAGGGCGAAGATGCCCCGATGTCGGAGATCAACACGACCCCGCTCGTGGACATCATGCTTGTGTTGCTCATCATCTTCCTCATCACGGTTCCCGTGGTGCTGGAAACGGTGAACCTCAAGCTCCCCGACGTGGTCTTTGAACCGACGACGACCAAGCCTGAGAATGTGTTGCTGTCCGTCCGTTCGGGCGACACCGACGGCGACGGCCAACCGAACCCCGAAAGCACCGCGTGCGAAGTCTATTGGGGTCAGACCCCGGTCGATTCGAAGGTCTTGCTCGAAAAGGGTCAGAAAAAGCTCGAAGATCTGCTCGCAGAGATCGGCGGCCCCGAGAATATCACCGAGGAAAACTTCCCCGAAGTGCATATTCGCGGCGACGTGAACACGCCCTACCAGTGCATCGGCGGTGTGATCTACACGATGCAGTTCGCCGGTTTCCAGAAGATCGGGTTCATTTCCGAACCGGCTCCTGGCTCGGCCACGCTGGGTCGCATGTAA
- a CDS encoding biopolymer transporter ExbD, whose protein sequence is MSMAVGDRDDNEPMMDMNTTPLIDVMLVLLIMFIITIPVQTHAVKIDLPVPSDSKNNVDPEKNKVMIDPAGTITWNGTPVDLAQLEQFLIQTKSLPVEPELQVQPDPYARYIVVDRVMAVVKRSGVGKLGFVGNEQYARVF, encoded by the coding sequence ATGTCCATGGCAGTTGGAGATCGGGACGACAATGAACCGATGATGGATATGAACACGACGCCGCTGATCGACGTCATGCTCGTGCTCCTCATCATGTTCATCATCACCATCCCGGTCCAGACCCACGCGGTGAAGATCGACCTTCCGGTTCCGAGCGATTCGAAGAACAATGTCGACCCGGAAAAGAACAAGGTCATGATCGATCCCGCCGGGACGATCACCTGGAACGGCACGCCGGTCGACCTTGCGCAGCTGGAGCAGTTTCTGATCCAGACCAAGTCGCTTCCGGTCGAGCCCGAGCTGCAGGTCCAGCCCGATCCCTATGCACGCTATATCGTCGTCGATCGCGTGATGGCGGTGGTCAAGCGCAGCGGCGTCGGCAAGCTCGGCTTCGTCGGCAACGAACAATATGCCCGCGTCTTCTGA
- a CDS encoding UDP-glucose/GDP-mannose dehydrogenase family protein, giving the protein MKIAMIGTGYVGLVSGACFSDFGHDVVCVDKDASKIDALHAGRMPIYEPGLDALVAANVTAGRLSFTTELAPAVADADAVFIAVGTPSRRGDGHADLSYVFGAAEELAVTLDHDCVIVTKSTVPVGTGDEVERILREGAPGRSHSVASNPEFLREGAAIGDFKRPDRIVIGAEDARGEAVLREIYRPLFLNEAPILVTRRRTAEMIKYAANAFLATKITFINEIADLCEAVGAEVQDVARGIGLDNRIGAKFLHAGPGYGGSCFPKDTLALLKTAQDNDVPLRLVEATVQANDLRKRAMGRKIVTALGGNARGKTVALLGLTFKPNTDDMRDSPSLAIVQTLIDAGARVTAYDPEGMAIAAPMMPAVEMKDSAYAAAAGADAVAIVTEWDAFRALDLARLGAGMADKLLVDLRNIYRRDEVARHGFRHIAIGTAAE; this is encoded by the coding sequence ATGAAAATCGCCATGATCGGAACGGGCTATGTCGGGCTCGTGTCGGGGGCCTGCTTCTCCGATTTCGGCCATGACGTCGTGTGCGTCGACAAGGATGCGTCGAAGATCGACGCGCTCCACGCGGGCCGCATGCCGATCTACGAGCCCGGGCTCGATGCGCTCGTCGCCGCGAATGTCACCGCGGGGCGCCTGTCCTTCACCACCGAACTTGCGCCTGCGGTCGCGGACGCCGACGCGGTGTTCATCGCGGTCGGCACGCCATCGCGCCGCGGCGATGGCCATGCCGACCTTTCTTACGTCTTCGGCGCCGCCGAGGAACTCGCCGTCACCCTCGACCACGACTGCGTGATCGTCACCAAGTCGACCGTCCCCGTCGGCACCGGCGACGAAGTCGAGCGCATCCTGCGCGAGGGCGCGCCAGGGCGCAGCCACAGCGTCGCCTCCAACCCCGAATTCCTGCGCGAAGGCGCCGCGATCGGCGACTTCAAGCGCCCCGACCGTATCGTCATCGGCGCCGAGGATGCGCGCGGCGAAGCGGTGCTGCGCGAAATCTACCGCCCGCTCTTCCTCAACGAAGCGCCGATCCTCGTCACCCGCCGCCGCACGGCGGAGATGATCAAATATGCCGCCAACGCGTTTCTCGCGACCAAGATCACCTTCATCAACGAGATCGCCGACCTGTGCGAAGCCGTCGGCGCCGAGGTGCAGGACGTCGCGCGCGGCATCGGGCTCGACAATCGCATCGGGGCGAAGTTCCTCCACGCCGGCCCCGGCTACGGCGGCAGCTGCTTCCCCAAGGACACGCTCGCGCTGCTCAAGACCGCGCAGGACAATGACGTGCCGCTGCGGCTGGTCGAGGCGACGGTGCAGGCGAACGACCTGCGCAAACGCGCGATGGGGCGCAAGATCGTCACCGCGCTCGGCGGCAACGCGCGCGGCAAGACCGTCGCGCTGCTCGGCCTCACCTTCAAGCCCAACACCGACGACATGCGCGATTCGCCCAGCCTCGCGATCGTCCAGACGCTGATCGACGCCGGCGCGCGCGTCACCGCCTACGATCCCGAGGGCATGGCGATCGCGGCGCCGATGATGCCCGCTGTCGAGATGAAGGACAGCGCCTATGCCGCGGCCGCGGGCGCCGACGCGGTCGCGATCGTCACCGAATGGGACGCCTTCCGCGCGCTCGACCTCGCACGGCTCGGCGCGGGCATGGCCGACAAGCTGCTCGTCGACCTGCGCAACATCTATCGCCGCGACGAGGTAGCCCGCCACGGCTTTCGCCATATCGCTATTGGAACCGCCGCCGAATAA
- a CDS encoding superoxide dismutase family protein produces MTIRPTFGRTSTAAGAALLCLALAACSPGKKDPASNLPVPDASAPLFDARGADRGRVDIFRDSDGLRLELVARGFAAGTYGMHVHAVGQCDAPKFTTAGPHWNPTGAQHGRENPMGAHHGDMPNLVIEPDTIGRATLRLVGTRLSGEGALLDADGAAFVIHAKPDDYRTDPSGNSGDRIVCGVIAAPAG; encoded by the coding sequence ATGACGATCCGTCCGACCTTTGGCCGTACATCGACCGCCGCGGGCGCCGCGCTGCTCTGCCTTGCGCTCGCCGCCTGTTCGCCGGGCAAGAAGGACCCGGCATCGAACCTGCCCGTCCCCGACGCCAGCGCGCCGCTGTTCGACGCGCGCGGCGCCGACCGCGGCCGTGTCGACATCTTCCGCGACAGCGACGGCTTGCGCCTCGAACTCGTCGCGCGCGGCTTTGCGGCCGGAACCTATGGCATGCACGTCCACGCCGTCGGCCAGTGCGATGCGCCCAAATTCACCACCGCGGGCCCGCACTGGAACCCGACGGGCGCGCAGCACGGCCGCGAAAACCCGATGGGCGCGCATCATGGCGACATGCCGAACCTGGTGATCGAACCCGACACGATCGGCCGCGCGACGTTGCGCCTCGTCGGCACGCGGCTGTCGGGCGAGGGCGCGTTGCTCGACGCCGACGGCGCGGCCTTCGTCATTCACGCCAAGCCTGACGACTACAGGACCGACCCCAGCGGCAACAGCGGCGACCGCATCGTGTGCGGCGTCATCGCGGCGCCGGCGGGCTAA
- a CDS encoding MFS transporter produces MAETTNEGLAGAAAETAEPERRASSYSWYVLSVLVVVYILNFIDRQIISILAVDIKADLGLRDSDMGFLGGAAFAVFYALFGIPLGRLADNWSRVKLLSIGLTLWSAMTALSGFAYDKVSLTFARMGVGVGEATASPTAYSLISDYFPKRQKATALAIYSSGLYLGGGVSLFIGALIVEAWNKAYPGGGPMGLVGWQAAFLAVGIPGLLLALWVATLREPVRGAMDGVASPSSPAPFREFGRDLSTIVPPFTLIGAAQRGTAALAINIGFAVGIAAFAWWMIELTGNLPQWSAVGLGYYAVFSWACTLRARDPATFRLIWGTPAFICTTLGYGMVSLAAYALAFWSAPYAEIVLGLPKQELAFILGANGAVSGFVGVIIGGRMADALRAKNPAGRILMIIFGVVAPIVPIWIGYTTAEPALFYTMNFLAGMFGAAALGAAAATTQDLVLPRMRGTATAAFFLGTTLVGLSFGPYMVGQISDLAGTMVDGKPVGDLRTGILSLIGVAPIALALLVYAYRTVPQAEATIEERARA; encoded by the coding sequence ATGGCGGAAACGACGAACGAGGGACTCGCGGGCGCCGCGGCGGAAACCGCCGAGCCCGAACGCCGCGCGAGCAGCTACAGCTGGTATGTGCTGAGCGTCCTGGTCGTCGTCTACATCCTCAATTTCATCGACCGCCAGATCATCAGCATCCTCGCGGTCGACATCAAGGCCGACCTCGGCCTGCGGGATTCCGACATGGGTTTCCTTGGCGGCGCCGCCTTCGCCGTCTTCTATGCGCTGTTCGGCATCCCGCTCGGCCGCCTCGCCGACAATTGGAGCCGCGTCAAACTGCTGTCGATCGGCCTGACTTTGTGGTCGGCGATGACCGCGCTGTCAGGCTTTGCCTATGACAAGGTCAGCCTGACCTTCGCACGGATGGGGGTCGGCGTCGGCGAAGCGACCGCCAGCCCGACCGCCTACTCGCTGATTTCCGACTATTTCCCGAAACGGCAGAAGGCGACCGCGCTCGCCATCTATTCGTCGGGGCTCTACCTTGGCGGCGGCGTTTCGCTGTTCATCGGCGCGCTGATCGTCGAAGCGTGGAACAAGGCCTATCCGGGCGGCGGACCAATGGGACTCGTCGGCTGGCAGGCGGCGTTCCTTGCGGTCGGCATCCCCGGCCTGCTGCTCGCGCTGTGGGTCGCCACGCTTCGCGAACCGGTGCGCGGCGCCATGGACGGCGTCGCCAGCCCCAGCTCGCCCGCGCCCTTCCGCGAGTTCGGCAGGGATTTGTCGACGATCGTCCCGCCCTTCACGCTGATCGGCGCGGCGCAGCGCGGGACCGCGGCGCTCGCGATCAATATCGGCTTTGCGGTCGGCATCGCGGCCTTTGCCTGGTGGATGATCGAACTGACGGGCAATCTGCCGCAATGGTCGGCGGTCGGGCTCGGCTATTATGCCGTCTTTTCCTGGGCCTGCACGCTGCGCGCCCGCGATCCCGCGACCTTCCGGCTGATCTGGGGCACCCCCGCCTTCATCTGCACCACGCTCGGTTACGGCATGGTCAGCCTTGCCGCCTATGCCCTCGCCTTCTGGTCGGCCCCCTATGCCGAGATCGTGCTGGGCCTGCCCAAGCAGGAACTAGCCTTCATACTCGGCGCCAATGGCGCGGTGAGCGGCTTCGTCGGCGTGATCATCGGCGGGCGCATGGCCGACGCCTTGCGCGCAAAAAACCCCGCGGGGCGCATCCTGATGATCATCTTCGGCGTCGTCGCGCCGATCGTCCCGATCTGGATCGGCTACACGACCGCCGAACCGGCGCTCTTCTATACGATGAACTTCCTCGCCGGGATGTTCGGCGCGGCGGCGCTCGGCGCGGCAGCGGCGACGACGCAGGATCTGGTGCTGCCGCGGATGCGCGGCACCGCGACCGCAGCCTTCTTCCTCGGCACCACGCTCGTCGGCCTGTCGTTCGGCCCCTATATGGTCGGGCAGATTTCGGACCTCGCGGGCACGATGGTCGACGGCAAGCCCGTCGGCGACCTGCGCACCGGCATCCTGTCGCTGATCGGCGTCGCGCCGATCGCGCTGGCGTTGCTGGTCTATGCCTATCGCACCGTGCCGCAGGCCGAGGCGACGATCGAGGAACGCGCGCGGGCTTAG
- a CDS encoding low molecular weight protein-tyrosine-phosphatase, whose amino-acid sequence MNVTERPAILFLCLGNICRSPLAEGAARAAFADAGIDAALDSAGTSDWHIGRAPDPRAQAEARRHGTDIGDLRARQLVAADFMRFDLILAADADNLRDARAIRPAGATARLMLMLDLVPGRAGDSVADPYYGDEDGFGATWDDVSAVAAALVAGTAASSG is encoded by the coding sequence ATGAACGTTACGGAGCGGCCCGCAATTCTCTTTCTCTGCCTCGGCAACATCTGCCGGTCGCCGCTCGCCGAAGGCGCGGCGCGCGCGGCCTTTGCCGACGCCGGGATCGACGCGGCGCTCGATTCGGCGGGGACGAGCGACTGGCACATCGGCCGCGCCCCCGACCCGCGGGCGCAGGCCGAGGCGCGGCGCCACGGCACCGACATCGGCGACCTGCGCGCGCGGCAGCTTGTCGCCGCCGACTTCATGCGCTTCGACCTGATCCTTGCCGCCGATGCCGACAATCTGCGCGATGCGCGCGCGATCCGCCCCGCCGGAGCCACCGCGCGGCTGATGCTGATGCTCGATCTGGTCCCCGGCCGCGCGGGCGACAGCGTCGCCGACCCCTATTATGGCGACGAGGACGGCTTCGGCGCGACGTGGGACGACGTCAGCGCGGTCGCGGCGGCGCTCGTCGCCGGAACCGCCGCGTCGAGCGGATAG
- the thpR gene encoding RNA 2',3'-cyclic phosphodiesterase translates to MSTHRLFVGLRPPRPVRAALIAAMHGIAGARWQDDEQLHLTLRFIGEVDRHRAEDIAAALGALHAPPVTARVAGVDLFERQGRPHMVWARVAPEDALAALHRKVEQLLVRVGVAPEPRAFVPHITLARLNRGSGPVAPFLALHSDLASPSFVFGHVTLYESELGHGGSRYHPVARYPLDAAVPATSAAATALTSSHVAPKPSSSP, encoded by the coding sequence GTTCGCGCCGCGCTCATCGCCGCGATGCACGGCATTGCCGGCGCGCGCTGGCAGGACGACGAGCAGCTGCACCTGACGCTGCGCTTCATCGGCGAGGTCGACCGGCATCGCGCCGAGGATATCGCCGCGGCGCTCGGCGCGCTGCACGCGCCGCCGGTGACCGCGCGCGTCGCCGGGGTCGACCTGTTCGAACGGCAGGGCCGCCCGCATATGGTGTGGGCGAGGGTCGCGCCCGAAGACGCGCTCGCGGCGCTGCACCGCAAGGTCGAGCAATTGCTCGTTCGCGTCGGGGTCGCGCCCGAACCGCGCGCCTTCGTGCCGCATATCACGCTCGCGCGGCTCAATCGCGGATCGGGCCCGGTCGCGCCCTTCCTCGCGCTGCACAGCGACCTCGCCAGCCCCTCCTTCGTCTTCGGCCATGTCACGCTCTACGAAAGCGAACTGGGGCATGGCGGCTCGCGCTATCATCCCGTCGCGCGCTATCCGCTCGACGCGGCGGTTCCGGCGACGAGCGCCGCCGCGACCGCGCTGACGTCGTCCCACGTCGCGCCGAAGCCGTCCTCGTCGCCATAA